One Paramisgurnus dabryanus chromosome 8, PD_genome_1.1, whole genome shotgun sequence DNA window includes the following coding sequences:
- the LOC135770189 gene encoding T-cell surface glycoprotein CD3 epsilon chain-like, which yields MMFMKFMLLLLTAAVHEVQSQVVFTDTSAILYCPETGEVVKWKVKDQSELQQQTELTVEAKDGSVSGTFTCDADGKKHQFYIKSKVCKNCYELNAGLASGVIIGDLLLTGGVILLVYLCTQRKSDNTKQRDAPRPPNPDYAPLNPKTQTRDLYAGIR from the exons ATGATGTTCATGAAGTTTATGTTACTGCTCTTAACAGCAGCTGTGCATGAAGTTCAGAGTCAAG TTGTGTTTACAGACACATCAGCCATTTTGTATTGTCCTGAAACAGGAGAAGTGGTGAAATGGAAAGTCAAGGATCAATCAGAACTACAACAACAAACAGAACTCACGGTTGAAGCTAAAGATGGATCAGTCTCAGGAACCTTCACCTGCGATGCTGATGGAAAAAAACATCAATTCTATATTAAGTCAAAAG TGTGTAAGAACTGCTATGAGCTGAACGCCGGGCTGGCGTCTGGTGTTATTATTGGGGATTTACTGTTAACTGGAGGAGTCATACTTTTAGTTTACTTGTGTACCCAGAGAAAGAGCGACAACACAAAGCAGAGag ATGCTCCAAGACCCCCAAACCCTGACTATGCG CCGCTGAACCCCAAGACCCAAACTCGAGATTTGTACGCAGGAATCCGTTAG
- the LOC135770190 gene encoding transmembrane protein 25 isoform X2 yields the protein MPLTALFLHTFTWACAAAIEPRPKIDGQQTSSITLQENVTHRFNCQSEGWNPQAPPLLSWYLNGERQSEVTGSRGVGRLVMTSSDDAGELKYGSERNSTFTLRPKRWDRELMCSAQNPLGGTSYNATVTLNVQFQPEILKVDAHYSETSDPGLSLILFALVRSNPPATISWVDQSGHMVANTSDFLILDSRSYPWLANHSLHVTLSSLSRNISINANNSLGSAHTNLTLTQFLQSRVEVPMFGIVTGGALGFVTLLILTLMVFFLLQKDKTKAIEDPIALHLSSKCSSDVLKVQVHGMYLPRENMSLPSHVQLNDDRALCKGQQNSKQNTLERRRVDEEEEDLSTAYAARGQRS from the exons CCGCAATTGAACCCAGGCCCAAAATTGATGGACAGCAGACCTCTTCAATAACTTTACAGGAGAATGTTACTCATCGCTTTAACTGCCAATCAGAGGGATGGAATCCACAAGCCCCTCCCCTGCTCTCCTGGTACCTGAATGGGGAGAGGCAGAGCGAGGTTACTGGCAGCAGGGGGGTGGGGCGTCTGGTCATGACATCATCAGATGATGCTGGAGAGCTAAAGTATGGATCTGAGAGGAACAGCACATTCACACTTAGACCCAAACGCTGGGACAGAGAGCTGATGTGTTCAGCCCAAAACCCCTTGGGCGGAACGAGCTACAATGCAACTGTCACACTCAATGTACAGT TCCAACCAGAGATTCTGAAGGTTGATGCTCACTACAGCGAGACCTCGGACCCCGGCCTTTCCCTCATTTTGTTTGCTTTGGTGCGATCCAATCCACCTGCTACTATCAGCTGGGTGGATCAGTCCGGTCATATGGTGGCCAACACCTCAGACTTTCTCATCCTGGACTCGCGGAGCTACCCGTGGCTAGCCAATCACAGTCTACATGTCACTCTGAGTAGCCTATCAAGGAACATCTCCATTAATGCCAACAACAGCCTTGGCTCCGCCCACACTAACTTGACTCTTACAC AATTCTTGCAGTCACGGGTGGAGGTGCCAATGTTTGGAATAGTAACAGGTGGAGCTCTTGGATTCGTTACCCTTCTCATCCTCACGCTAATGGTCTTCTTCCTCTTACAGAAAGACAAAACCAAAGCAATCG agGATCCAATCGCTCTGCATCTTTCCTCCAAATG CAGTAGTGATGTACTGAAGGTTCAGGTGCATGGGATGTATCTCCCAAGAGAGAATATGTCACTCCCATCACATGTGCAGTTGAATGATGATCGTGCGCTCTGTAAGG GACAACAGAACTCCAAACAGAACACACTGGAGAGGAGACGGGTAGATGAGGAAGAGGAAGATCTGTCTACAGCATACGCTGCCAGAGGTCAGAGGTCATGA
- the LOC135770190 gene encoding transmembrane protein 25 isoform X3 — translation MPLTALFLHTFTWACAAAIEPRPKIDGQQTSSITLQENVTHRFNCQSEGWNPQAPPLLSWYLNGERQSEVTGSRGVGRLVMTSSDDAGELKYGSERNSTFTLRPKRWDRELMCSAQNPLGGTSYNATVTLNVQFQPEILKVDAHYSETSDPGLSLILFALVRSNPPATISWVDQSGHMVANTSDFLILDSRSYPWLANHSLHVTLSSLSRNISINANNSLGSAHTNLTLTQFLQSRVEVPMFGIVTGGALGFVTLLILTLMVFFLLQKDKTKAIEDPIALHLSSKCSSDVLKVQVHGMYLPRENMSLPSHVQLNDDRALCKELQTEHTGEETGR, via the exons CCGCAATTGAACCCAGGCCCAAAATTGATGGACAGCAGACCTCTTCAATAACTTTACAGGAGAATGTTACTCATCGCTTTAACTGCCAATCAGAGGGATGGAATCCACAAGCCCCTCCCCTGCTCTCCTGGTACCTGAATGGGGAGAGGCAGAGCGAGGTTACTGGCAGCAGGGGGGTGGGGCGTCTGGTCATGACATCATCAGATGATGCTGGAGAGCTAAAGTATGGATCTGAGAGGAACAGCACATTCACACTTAGACCCAAACGCTGGGACAGAGAGCTGATGTGTTCAGCCCAAAACCCCTTGGGCGGAACGAGCTACAATGCAACTGTCACACTCAATGTACAGT TCCAACCAGAGATTCTGAAGGTTGATGCTCACTACAGCGAGACCTCGGACCCCGGCCTTTCCCTCATTTTGTTTGCTTTGGTGCGATCCAATCCACCTGCTACTATCAGCTGGGTGGATCAGTCCGGTCATATGGTGGCCAACACCTCAGACTTTCTCATCCTGGACTCGCGGAGCTACCCGTGGCTAGCCAATCACAGTCTACATGTCACTCTGAGTAGCCTATCAAGGAACATCTCCATTAATGCCAACAACAGCCTTGGCTCCGCCCACACTAACTTGACTCTTACAC AATTCTTGCAGTCACGGGTGGAGGTGCCAATGTTTGGAATAGTAACAGGTGGAGCTCTTGGATTCGTTACCCTTCTCATCCTCACGCTAATGGTCTTCTTCCTCTTACAGAAAGACAAAACCAAAGCAATCG agGATCCAATCGCTCTGCATCTTTCCTCCAAATG CAGTAGTGATGTACTGAAGGTTCAGGTGCATGGGATGTATCTCCCAAGAGAGAATATGTCACTCCCATCACATGTGCAGTTGAATGATGATCGTGCGCTCTGTAAGG AACTCCAAACAGAACACACTGGAGAGGAGACGGGTAGATGA
- the LOC135770190 gene encoding transmembrane protein 25 isoform X1 has protein sequence MPLTALFLHTFTWACAAAIEPRPKIDGQQTSSITLQENVTHRFNCQSEGWNPQAPPLLSWYLNGERQSEVTGSRGVGRLVMTSSDDAGELKYGSERNSTFTLRPKRWDRELMCSAQNPLGGTSYNATVTLNVQFQPEILKVDAHYSETSDPGLSLILFALVRSNPPATISWVDQSGHMVANTSDFLILDSRSYPWLANHSLHVTLSSLSRNISINANNSLGSAHTNLTLTQFLQSRVEVPMFGIVTGGALGFVTLLILTLMVFFLLQKDKTKAIEDPIALHLSSKCSSDVLKVQVHGMYLPRENMSLPSHVQLNDDRALCKGQQNSKQNTLERRRVDEEEEDLSTAYAARGFARYPMVGYIYKVSSTSSDEIWL, from the exons CCGCAATTGAACCCAGGCCCAAAATTGATGGACAGCAGACCTCTTCAATAACTTTACAGGAGAATGTTACTCATCGCTTTAACTGCCAATCAGAGGGATGGAATCCACAAGCCCCTCCCCTGCTCTCCTGGTACCTGAATGGGGAGAGGCAGAGCGAGGTTACTGGCAGCAGGGGGGTGGGGCGTCTGGTCATGACATCATCAGATGATGCTGGAGAGCTAAAGTATGGATCTGAGAGGAACAGCACATTCACACTTAGACCCAAACGCTGGGACAGAGAGCTGATGTGTTCAGCCCAAAACCCCTTGGGCGGAACGAGCTACAATGCAACTGTCACACTCAATGTACAGT TCCAACCAGAGATTCTGAAGGTTGATGCTCACTACAGCGAGACCTCGGACCCCGGCCTTTCCCTCATTTTGTTTGCTTTGGTGCGATCCAATCCACCTGCTACTATCAGCTGGGTGGATCAGTCCGGTCATATGGTGGCCAACACCTCAGACTTTCTCATCCTGGACTCGCGGAGCTACCCGTGGCTAGCCAATCACAGTCTACATGTCACTCTGAGTAGCCTATCAAGGAACATCTCCATTAATGCCAACAACAGCCTTGGCTCCGCCCACACTAACTTGACTCTTACAC AATTCTTGCAGTCACGGGTGGAGGTGCCAATGTTTGGAATAGTAACAGGTGGAGCTCTTGGATTCGTTACCCTTCTCATCCTCACGCTAATGGTCTTCTTCCTCTTACAGAAAGACAAAACCAAAGCAATCG agGATCCAATCGCTCTGCATCTTTCCTCCAAATG CAGTAGTGATGTACTGAAGGTTCAGGTGCATGGGATGTATCTCCCAAGAGAGAATATGTCACTCCCATCACATGTGCAGTTGAATGATGATCGTGCGCTCTGTAAGG GACAACAGAACTCCAAACAGAACACACTGGAGAGGAGACGGGTAGATGAGGAAGAGGAAGATCTGTCTACAGCATACGCTGCCAGAG GGTTTGCTAGATATCCAATGGTGGGTTACATCTATAAAGTGAGCAGCACCAGTAGTGATGAAATCTGGCTCTGA
- the mpzl3 gene encoding myelin protein zero-like protein 3, with amino-acid sequence MMDLRRNVFEGFLSCVFFSFVLLSDVCCITVNAPAEISAVRGAMVTLSCSFTSSSTVTSRMSVDWTFRPQSGGPAVLFFHFLSEAYPPEEDYFRGRVKWMGNPSRGDASIQLLNASLTDNGTYSCSVRNPPDAHGRPAQIILTVTPKRLSVAFTDVAVLLAFILLPSGLTTLVLLGRILCPCWALSEENPPVVKRSPIEVTGEEYFYNRPEKTMCCCYLKDFDDVPDYILHEKHYEHTIAESQC; translated from the exons ATGATGGATTTACGAAGAAACGTGTTTGAAGGATTTTTATcgtgtgttttcttttctttcg TTCTGCTGAGTGATGTGTGTTGCATCACAGTAAACGCTCCTGCAGAGATCAGTGCTGTTCGAGGAGCGATGGTGACGCTGTCCTGCTCCTTCACCTCCTCCAGCACGGTCACCAGCCGCATGTCTGTCGACTGGACCTTTAGACCTCAGAGCGGAGGACCTGCTGTACTG TTTTTTCACTTCTTATCTGAAGCGTACCCGCCGGAGGAGGATTATTTCAGGGGTCGTGTGAAGTGGATGGGCAATCCGTCAAGAGGTGACGCATCAATTCAGCTTCTGAACGCATCACTCACTGATAACGGCACGTACTCCTGCTCCGTCCGAAACCCACCGGATGCCCACGGCCGCCCGGCTCAGATCATCCTCACCGTTACACCAAAGA GATTGTCTGTGGCGTTTACAGATGTGGCGGTCCTGTTGGCGTTTATTCTGCTTCCATCAGGTCTCACAACGCTGGTGCTGCTGGGCCGAATCCTCTGTCCGTGCTGGGCTTTATCAGAGGAAAATCCCCCTGTGGTCAAACGCTCGCCCATCGAGGTCACTGG GGAGGAGTATTTTTACAACCGGCCAGAGAAGACGATGTGCTGCTGTTACTTAAAG GATTTTGATGATGTGCCTGACTATATATTACATGAGAAACACTACGAACACACAATCGCAGAGTCGCAGTGTTAA
- the LOC135770610 gene encoding T-cell surface glycoprotein CD3 delta chain-like — protein sequence MNKRSFMCLFCLLTTVSIDSTNTVDIQVTEKENGLQLTCTGGTFQVNGNGTSTLDLTWDKSGDYKCEDINSPENQIIMTVKMRSSEDLIQLDTTATIAILLGDIAATVLIGWAVYSICAQPKPKSTYQGNKASDRQNLINNAAGDTYQPLGSRSDDYSMLQPNRKNKNKAQPLSP from the exons atgaataaaaGATCTTTCATGTGTCTGTTCTGCCTCCTGACAACTGTGAGCATAGACAGTACGAATACCGTGG ACATTCAGGTCACTGAGAAGGAAAATGGCTTACAACTGACGTGTACTGGAGGAACGTTTCAAGTAAACGGCAACGGCACTTCAACATTAGATCTTACATGGGATAAATCTGGAGATTATAAGTGTGAAGACATCAACTCCCCTGAAAACCAAATTATAATGACAGTAAAGATGCGAT CAAGTGAGGATCTGATTCAGCTGGACACCACAGCGACCATCGCTATATTGTTGGGTGATATCGCTGCCACAGTCCTGATCGGTTGGGCTGTTTACAGCATCTGTGCTCAACCCAAACCCAAGAGCACCTATCAGGGTAACAAAG CCTCTGACAGACAGAATTTAATCAATAATGCTGCCGGAGACACTTATCAG CCTCTGGGCAGCCGATCAGACGATTACAGCATGCTTCAGCCAAACCGCAAGAATAAAAACAAAGCTCAACCACTTTCACcctaa